The following nucleotide sequence is from Primulina huaijiensis isolate GDHJ02 unplaced genomic scaffold, ASM1229523v2 scaffold25651, whole genome shotgun sequence.
CATGATTAGAagcttagatttaaatgcatgttggttacgtttggaatttgaaaaacgttcagatataatgcctcttAGATGCGTACTTAGCACTGATAGGCAAGCTGAGACTAATAAGGATCGTAGAGAGAATGCGCTCCTACCTCCTAATTGGGATGCTGCTACTAGAGTGCTAGAGGGTGTGGCACGTTTCTTTGAGCAACAGGCTCCAACGCCACAACACGATATGTAAGATTAGTTCCGGAGGATGTGTCCGAAAgagttttctggcaccaccgaccTATTTGttgctgagggttggattcgatctCTTGATGTGCATTTCCGTTATCTGAATATGGGCGATGTTGACCGAGTTAGATGTGCTACTTATATGCTCCGAGATGATGCTTTTCTTTGGGGGGAAGGAGTTGAACATGGAGTTAATCTAGACACCCTCACTTGGGTGCAATTTAAGAACATTTTCTAcgagaagtattttactgctgacGTCCAAGAGCGTttgaagagggagtttatgactctccgtcacgGAGACACGACTGTTGCTGAGTTCGTTAGGAAATTTGATaagggttgtcactttgtgccccttattgcTAGGGAGGCTGCTAAGAAACTAAGACATTTATTTTAGATGTAGCTACAAATGTGTGCATGAAGACATGATtcactttcttttattttcgtttttatgacaTAACATGAATAAAACTTGAGTTTTTATGTTTCTAAATTCATAATTATGATGCAAAAAGGGGCTGCCGTGATAGGGCTATTAGCAAGGACatttttcaacatgtttaaaGGTTCATAGATGCATGTTTAAGGGTTGGAACAAGTGAGGACAAGGGCTGAACGAAAATTTGGGTTTTATTGGAACAAGGGTTTTGGATTTTAGAGTTGTGAAAGTTCAGGTCGTGCGATGCTGTTAGGGCACGTCCAGGGGTCCTAATAGGATCTAACCAGGGTCCTAGATAGGCTAAGGGATCGCTGGTGCAAGGGCTAGGGCATGGGATGCTAGGTTGGCTGCGCAAGCCTTGTGAGGATCGGGTATGGGTGCTGTGGCTTCTAGGTTCTTTAAGCTCGGTCCAGCAAGGTCTCTAGGGGCTGTTCATGGTCCTAGGACAGTTGGTTAGGGTCTGGACATGATGGTTAGGGTCTAGCCTTGAAGTAACCCATGGTAAGTTAAGCTAGGGTTTTCAAATTATGAGCAGAATTTTCCATCAGGCACCTAGGCTTGATCAAAggtcttaaatgaatttatttgggTTGTGTAGTGTATtattaggtgttaataagctatggttcaagttttgTTAGGTTTCgattcgattcgggttaaaaccgggacataggtttaagttttaaaacgaatcgggaAAGTAGTTGAGGAgtttaagtttacgtctaaaaaatatttttgggtgtattttaaggtgttatgcaAAATTTGGATTGATTCGGGTCGTCGTTTTAGGGTCCAAGGATGAATTGGGAAAGTTAGAGTTTCAatggcaaaacggtcattttacacctgaaaaatgttagacgtcctggcggtgccctgaatgctgtaatgaatgttaaaatgttcattttgagagtttatggaattttatgatgaaaaacgaTAATGCtatatgcttggtttaaaaaaaattatatacatatgcattaatttttataagtgatgaaaataatgaaaagttgaaggatgTGACTTAGTTatgactaatatgatgatatgatgatatgtaaggccaaggctgaAACGTCTGTTCCTTAAAATTctactgatatatttttttttaagctATGACTGAAAATAAACaaactcataaacatttaaataagttaatCGGGCGTTTTAAAATTCATCCAAtcactgaataaaaataactgcagttacacaaaatcttaaaatttaatcaatctccTAGTCTTCTGTTTTAAAAAgagaaacttgaacgtaataccAAAAGTATGACAACTAAACAACGTAAAACAAGattcaaaatcatttaaaaatattgcttCAAACCATTTCTCATTATCATATTATGCGGAAgaaatgcaaggtcctcgggttttcaCATGCAACCCCAGCTCAGCCTACTGCGTCTTTtgcgcctccagtctcctcaaccATAAGATCTtctgcatcaatcacatctagtgagtttaaagactcaacacacatgaaccgttataacaagtacatatacatatcatgcaacagtgaaaagtactgttaaaaaaataactttcatgatcttcaaaagtatgaacataaacgtaaacatattcatatcaaatcatgtcatatcgtatcattatatatgtattcttttccttaattgaattcaaatcattagttgtgactttcgtatcagctctaattcgatggatccatctacgtaacACCATGGTACCCGACGACAGGGACATCAGGGAcagttttacccatccactgagccttgtcGTTACATGTACATgttcgtgttagtcacaaccaactcaccttttcaaaacatgtcatcatattcatctcTTGTAAAATTCAAGTGTATACATAGATTTtcttaaaaacaagcatgcaacgtgtTTCTAACTTTAACGTAAAAATCCATAttccatatcaacatatacattttaaatatgcattttaAGTTATCACGGCACTGCCATGACTGCAACTCGacccactcaaacttatcaaactCCTTAGACATACTTCTAGTAATTTCCTTAAACGTATCCCTAACCCATGCGTTAACTTCTATATTTCATTTCAGGGTTTAGACCGGAGTCCTGTTTAACCTGAATTAACCCGAGACTTGATCCAATTTTAACCATTGTTCAACCTgagaagcttagacacttcatggatggtctacgacctaccttacgaaataatgttatgatgatgcgtcctttggacTATGCCACTGCTATTACTTATGCATTCCAGTCTGAGCAATCTTTGAGGGACATTGAGTATGAGCTACAGTGTAAGAGGCAGCACCTTAAGAATAATAATCAGCCAAATAAAAAGCCATATACGGTCCTcttagacctcaagggcctcgaAATCctcaaggtcaagtcaagaaacaagcaccacaaaagccacaaaatcctggagcaccaaagcctgctatgtagagcccaaaattcagtacacacaaaacccatgcatttatttatttgttaattcatttatataaatttaaaatgagttttagccatgtatgatttatttaaattgcattattttaatgtttatgtgatgcatgttaaaatgttttcttgagtttcattttCAGGCgtttattcgatgcgggatcgaggaaaagagaccggcgatAATTTTTggcaatattttaaaagatggtattttattttaagttgagaatggggctttgtaaataatttatcttttttcagtatttttaaggcctaaattatttatttaagcgattttagaattttaaaacttttaaagtctagcacatgtacattttattttaaattagaattttgttaaagttaagggagagttagtattttaaaatgagttgctaattaataattaagcaaattttactCTCCCTAATTTACTAATCACATGCACACACACTTTTTCACACACTAAAAATTGCTtaaacacacacactcacttcattattcagatttttatttttgagagagaagaaaactagggttcttgtctctagtagcagccgccccactcctctgaatttccagaaaatttcgttggttttcttcaaataaaatcgagccaagtcgtccgggatcgtctctcgcatcatctccgcttcggtatcgtcgtatcgtgagtttttaatatcaaaaggcacgtatattctatttttcctacgtcgatcatgtcatagtatgcgttgagatgtttttaggtgtgaaaataCATCGGTGATGTGTAAAGTTTGAATCAATTTTTAAATggattttggatcacaaatcacgaTTTTTGCTgccattttaaatactgcgatttttcggttgctttttttgaaaaaacatttgaaacgtagaacttttcAATACCTTGGATCggatataagattcaaaattttttgatGCAAATTGAGTGAAATATGacgtttttcgtgggactgctcaaactgcattttctgaaaatatatgatattgatgtgttcttgaagttttatggttgcaggcttcgttggggattgacgggtgatcactgctgcatttaggtatgtggttaatgatgttgggaagGTCATTGACGTTTTGTTTCGCgac
It contains:
- the LOC140967648 gene encoding uncharacterized protein, with protein sequence MCPKEFSGTTDLFVAEGWIRSLDVHFRYLNMGDVDRVRCATYMLRDDAFLWGEGVEHGVNLDTLTWVQFKNIFYEKYFTADVQERLKREFMTLRHGDTTVAEFVRKFDKGCHFVPLIAREAAKKLRHLF